A DNA window from Solanum lycopersicum chromosome 3, SLM_r2.1 contains the following coding sequences:
- the LOC101250191 gene encoding protein HYPER-SENSITIVITY-RELATED 4-like translates to MSSSSAESKMALAKTVLSTIGSVAATTMLVRSIFHDYIPQEIHEYLFFGLRKMFTKFSNQLTMVIDEFDGLVNNEIYEAAETYLGNKLSPNIHRLKISKPEKEKNFNIAMERNEEVTDVYNGQTFKWIWLCRQTQSTNFYNSMDMNSTLKSEIRSFELTFHKKNKDLVLNSYLPHIMKEAKLQKHVNKTIKIHTVDCERMYNLHEMWKPVNLNHPATFETIAMESDQKDMILKDLERFVKRKDYYRKVGKAWKRGYLLFGPPGTGKSSLIAAMANYLNFDIYDLELTSLRGNLELRRLLVATANKSILVVEDIDCTIDLQDNLANRATYVHSINGFHMQEHKVTLSGLLNFIDGLWSSCGDERIIIFTTNHIEKLDPALLRPGRMDMHIHMTYCTPCGFKLLANNYLGIKDHKLFKEIEELIDIANVTPAEVAEQLLKEDEVENSLKGLINFLYKKIKENEEEKARKMEITQLEFVDEKKENVENEIKEK, encoded by the exons ATGTCATCTTCATCAGCGGAATCGAAAATGGCCTTAGCCAAGACTGTATTATCGACAATAGGCTCTGTTGCTGCGACAACCATGTTGGTTCGTTCGATATTCCATGACTACATCCCTCAGGAAATCCATGAATATCTCTTCTTTGGACTTAGAAAAATGTTCACCAAGTTCTCAAATCAGCTAACAATGGTAATTGACGAATTTGATGGTCTTGttaataatgaaatttatgAAGCTGCTGAGACCTATTTGGGCAACAAGTTATCACCTAACATTCATCGACTTAAAATCAGTAAGCCTGAGAAGGAAAAGAATTTCAACATCGCTATGGAACGTAATGAGGAG GTGACAGATGTTTATAATGGACAAACATTCAAGTGGATTTGGCTCTGTAGACAAACACAATCTACAAATTTCTATAATTCCATGGACATGAATTCCACTCTAAAATCTGAAATCAGGTCCTTTGAGCTGACATTTCACAAGAAAAACAAGGACCTTGTACTTAATTCGTATTTGCCTCACATAATGAAAGAAGCAAAATTGCAAAAACACGTAAACAAGACGATCAAGATTCACACTGTGGATTGTGAGAGAATGTACAATTTACACGAAATGTGGAAGCCGGTGAATCTTAATCATCCAGCCACTTTTGAGACAATCGCGATGGAATCAGATCAAAAAGACATGATCTTAAAGGATTTGGAGAGATTCGTGAAGAGGAAAGATTATTATAGGAAAGTTGGCAAGGCATGGAAAAGAGGATATTTGTTGTTTGGTCCTCCAGGGACTGGGAAATCTAGTTTGATTGCTGCAATGGCGAATTATTTGAACTTTGATATATATGATTTGGAGTTGACCTCGCTGAGGGGGAACTTAGAGTTACGAAGGTTGTTGGTTGCTACAGCCAATAAATCCATTTTGGTGGTGGAGGACATTGATTGTACCATCGACTTGCAAGATAACTTGGCTAATCGAGCTACTTATGTTCATTCAATTAATGGTTTTCATATGCAAGAACACAAG GTTACATTATCAGGTTTACTGAATTTTATTGATGGATTATGGTCGAGTTGTGGAGACGAAAGAATCATAATTTTCACAACAAATCACATAGAGAAACTCGATCCTGCATTGTTACGACCTGGTAGAATGGACATGCACATTCACATGACATATTGCACACCTTGTGGATTCAAACTTCTTGCTAACAATTACTTAGGGATTAAAGATCATAAATTGTTCAAAGAAATTGAAGAATTGATTGATATAGCCAATGTGACACCAGCAGAAGTGGCAGAGCAAttgttgaaggaagatgaaGTTGAGAATTCACTTAAAGGGttgattaattttctttacaaaaagataaaagagaatGAAGAGGAAAAGGCTAGAAAAATGGAAATAACACAACTGGAATTTGTTgatgagaagaaggaaaatgttgaaaatgagATTAAAGAAAAGTAA